The Panacibacter microcysteis DNA window GATGACGCTGGGAGAGAAGATTTACCTGCCGGCAGTGCTGAAAGGTATGTCCATTACTTTTAAGCACATGTTTAAGAAAAGGCCTACCATAAATTATCCTGAAGAAACAAGACCATTTAGTCCTGTATTTCGCGGATTACACGTGCTGAACAGGGACGAAGAAGGAAGAGAACGTTGTACAGCGTGCGGTTTGTGTGCTGTAGCATGCCCTGCAGAAGCAATTACAATGGAAGGTGCGGAACGCAAGGCCGGGGAAGAAAACCTGTACAGGGAAGAGAAGTATGCAGCCAAGTACGAGATCAACATGCTGCGTTGCATATTTTGCGGATTGTGTGAGGAGGCCTGCCCGAAAGATGCTATTTACCTGAGTGAAACTTTTGCACCTGCCAGCTATGCCCGTAAAGGGTTTATTTACGGAAAAGACGATTTGCTTATTCCCGATCCTAAAACACAGCCGGAAGAATTTGCAAAAGCAAGGGGTGAGAGACTATAACCTGGATTAGCAATAATCTGAACGTTTGATATAACCTGCAGATTTTAGGATTGTCAGATATTCAGATGGTCAAATTGATGAATTATACATGAGTACTACTGAAATATTATTTTGGGTCTTAAGTGTTCTGGCATTGTTTAGTGCAATAATGGTGCTTGTAAGTAAAAACCCCATCCATAGTGTTTTATGGCTGATTGTTGTATTCTTTGCCATATCCGGTCATTACCTTCTTTTAAATGCACAGTTCCTGGCTATTGTAAACATGATCGTTTATGCCGGTGCAATCATGGTATTGTTCCTGTTTGTGATCATGTTGATGAACCTGAATAAAGAAACGGAACCCCAGCGTAATATCTGGATGAAGTTCTTTGGCGTAGTATCAGGCGGATTATTGTTCACAGTGCTGGTATCTGCCTTGCGTTCATCGCAGGATATGATCGGCAAAACGGTAGAAACAAATTCCGGCGATGCCGGTCTTATCGAAAATCTTGGAAAAGTATTGTTTACAGAATATGCATTGCCATTTGAAATAAGCAGTGTTTTGTTTTTAAGTGCAATGGTTGGTGCAGTGGTTATTGGTAAGAAAGATTAAGCAATTGCACCAGGGGTGTACCATGCATAATCTTTTCAGTAGCAGGAATTCTCAACTTTTTATCATAAACTTTCCCCTGGTGGGGAGACGGAGGCAGCAAATGTCAATTCAGTATTACGTAGCATTAGCGGCATGTTTATTTTGTATAGGTGTAGCGGGGGTACTAACGCGCCGCAATGCCATTATCATTTTTATGTGCATAGAATTAATGCTGAATGCTGTTAACCTGATGTTGGTAGCATTTTCTAAAATGAGTCCTGCGGTTGCTGCCGTAAACAGTTCTATGGGTGCAGCAGGTACAGATGCTCAGTTGTTTGTGTTCTTCATAATGGTGGTTGCGGCTGCAGAAGTAAGTGTTGGATTGGCCATTATTGTAATGATGTACAGGAATATTCATTCTGTTGATATTAATTTTTTAAACAGGTTAAAGAATTAGGCCTGCATTGCCGGAAGGCGGATTTTATTTTAAAACACTTATAAATATTACCCGTAAAAGGGTTTGGGGCTTATGGATAATTTAGTTTACCTGGTACCATTATTTCCTTTGCTAGGTTTTTTGATCAACGGTCTTTTCAGGAAATCGTTGTCGAAAGGCGCAATCGGTATAATCGGCAGTGGTTCTATTCTTCTTTCCTTTATCGTAAGTGTAGTATTATTTTCCGAGGTAAGATCAGGCGGCGGTTTCGTTAGCAACCTTTTCGATTTTATCAATGTGGCAGACTTCCAGATCCCGTTTGCATTCCAGGTAGATGCCTTGTCTGCGTTATTCCTGCTTATTATTACAGGCATCGGTTTTTTAATACACCTGTACTCCACCTCGTATATGCATGATGAACCTGCAGAGCATTTTGGCAGGTACTTCGCATACCTCAACCTCTTTGTATTCTCCATGCTGCTGCTGGTACTTGGTGCCAACTATGTTATCATGTTTATAGGTTGGGAAGGCGTGGGGCTTTGTTCTTACCTGCTGATTGGTTTCTGGTTTAAGAATAACAACTATAACTACGCTGCCAAAAAAGCCTTTGTAATGAACCGTATTGGTGATCTTGGTTTTTTACTGGCTATTTTCTGGCTGCTGAATAAACTGGGTACTGCTACATACAGTGAAGTGTTTGATCTTGCAGATACCCTTAGCCCGGGTGATGTAACCGCCATAACGCTGCTGTTCTTTGTAGGCGCTATGGGTAAAAGTGCTCAAATTCCTCTATACACATGGTTACCCGATGCAATGGCTGGTCCTACCCCTGTTTCCGCCCTCATCCACGCCGCAACAATGGTTACAGCTGGTATATACATGATTGCAAGAAGTAATGTCTTATACTCTCTTAGCGAACTTACACAAACCGTAGTTGCGGTTGTGGGTCTTGCAACGGCTATATTATCTGCAACGATTGCGCTATACCAGAACGATATTAAAAAAGTACTCGCCTATTCCACGGTAAGCCAGCTTGGTTTTATGTTTCTTGCGCTGGGCGTAGGTGCTTACACAACAGGCGTCTTTCATGTCATGACGCATGCCTTCTTCAAGGCTTTGATGTTTCTTGGAGCAGGTTCTGTAATACACGCAATGGGCGGGGAGCAGGATATTACCAAAATGGGCGGTCTAAGCAAAAAATTGCCTGTTACCACCTGGACTTTCGTAATCGGAGTTCTTGCTATTGCAGGTTTTCCTTTCACGTCAGGCTTTGCTTCAAAAGATGAAATACTGATAGCAACGTACGCACACAGCCCGGTTTTGTTTTACCTGGCCTGTTTTGCTGCATTGCTCACTATGATATATATGTTCCGCCTGATGATGCTTGTTTTCTTCGGCGGCTTCAGGGGCACGCATGAGCAGGAGCATCATCTGCACGAATCACCCAGACCAATGACTATTCCGCTGGTTATATTGGCCATACTGTCTTTGGTTGGTGGCGCTATTCAATTCCCCGAAATGTTTGGCGGTCACCCTTTTTTCAATGAATATCTTTCACCGGTGGTACCTGCAGAGGCACACGAGATTGAAAATATCCATACAGTTGAATGGGCGCTTTTTGGCGGTACTGTGGTAGCGTTGATTGTTGTGTATGCAGCCGCACGTAAGTTCTTTGCGGTAAAGGCATTCGATGGCACTTATACCGGCATCAAAAAAGTGCTGGCAGACAAGTGGTATATCGATGAGTTGTATGATGCAATTATCGTAAAACCTTTGAACGCACTGGCCGGCTTTCTAAAATCTGGCATAGAGAAATTTATCGATGGCATTGTAAACGGTACAGGCAGGTTTGTAAATTATTCATCAAGACAACTGAGGCTGTTGCAAAGTGGCCAGGTGGGCAGTTATGTATTATTCATGGTATTGTCTATTGTAGTATTGTTTATTGTCTTCTGGCATCAGCAGGAGATCGTTGGTTTTTTACAGAAGATTTTTTAGTAACCAGCTGCATTGCTACTATGTAGCTTCGGTTGTGTCACTCACTTGTACGGTTGGTTCAATACCCGGCAAGTGCCACGTTCGCCAAGGCATTCACAACTGTTTGCGGTGGCTGGCAGCAGGCAATAAAACTACAAGCGTAAAGCAAAAGATATGATCGCATTATTACTGATATTAATTCCTTTGGCTGGCGGTTTATTGACTTTCTTCACCAAAAGTGAAAGAGACGCAAAAAGCCTGTCGCTTTTTACAGCCATCATCACACTGGCTGTTGCTTTTGCAGGTGTGTACGACTTGTTAGGCGTTGAAAAAAATACTTTCAATACTTCCTGGTTGTCTTTTATAGGGGCAAGGTTTAGTATTGGTCTCGATGGTATGGGGAAAATGCTTTGCCTGCTTACAGCAATTGCCTTTCCGCTGGTATTTGGGGCCGTGTATGACAATACCTATAAAAAGGCAGGTACTTTTTACGGGCTTATGCTTTTGATGCAAACAGGCCTGATGGGCGTGTTTCTCGCTACAGACATGTTGCTCTTCTACTTTTTTTGGGAGATTGTTTTAATACCCGCTTATTTCCTTTGCTCAGGCTGGGGCGGAGAAAAGCGTATAGCCGTTACATTCAAATTTTTCGTGTATACTTTCCTCGGTTCTCTGCTGATGCTGGTAGGTATATTATACCTGTATTATAAGAACCCGGAACATTCATTTGCGCTGCAATCCTTTTATAAGATCAGGCTGTCTGCCGGCGAAGAAAACTTTGCATTTTGGTTATTCTTTATTGCTTTTGCCATCAAAATGCCCATATTTCCATTCCATACATGGCAACCAGATACATATGAGCAGGCGCCTACGGCAGTCACTATGATACTGAGCGGCGTAATGGTCAAGATGGGTATATTCGCTGTTATCCGCTGGCTGGTACCTGTATTCCCAAATGCTACCGTTCACTTTAGCAGTCTTATTATCATTCTGAGCGTAACAGGCATGTTGTACGCGTCATTGATCGCTATCCGCCAGGATGATCTCAAGCGGTTGATCGCCTATTCTTCTATTGCGCACATTGGTTTAATGTGTGCTGCTATCTTTTCAAACCAGCAGGTGGGTATGCAGGGCGTAATAATACAAATGTTTAACCACGGCGTTAATGTCATTGGTTTGTGGATAGTGGCAGACGCCATCGAAACACAGTTGGGTACGCGTAAATTCAGCGAATTGGGAGGTCTTGCACAGAAAGCACCCGCACTGGCTGTTTTACTGGTAGTAATGGCATTGGCCAATATTGCGTTACCACTTACCAATGCTTTTGTGGGCGAGTTTATGATGTTTAACGGGTTATTCAGGTACAATATATGGATGGCCGCAATAAGCGGTGTCAGCATTATCCTTGCAGCCGTTTATACACTCAATATGATTCAGAAGACATTTTATGGAAACACTTCAATCGTTACTGACGGGGCGGTGGAAGTCTCCAATGGCGTAAAGATTATGCTGGTAATACTGGTTATTGTCGTGATTGTGCTCGGTGTATATCCGCAGCCAATGCTGCAATTAACAAATGATGCTGTGCAGGCAGCTTTAGCGGGTTTAAAGTAATAGTTTAAGAAGTATAGATCTCAAATATGAATGCATTAATACTTTCGGCGGTTTTTGGAATGATCATGATGTTCTGCAGCTTCTTGTTGAAAAACAAAGAAAGCTTAAGACACATAGCATCTGTTGGTTTGTTGTTATTGCTCATTGCAAACATCGCCGATAGTTATGGTAAGCACTTGTTTGCTATTGATACGCACGGCTTACTGGCCTTCTCGAAGTTCGGTTATCTTTTTAACTCCATTATGCTCGCTTCTACCCTTGTGTACGTGCTTGTCACAGGTAAGGAGATCGAAAAGTATGGCAAATACACGGCTGAATATTTTACACTTATTTTCTTTGTGCTGTGCGGTATAACCATGCTTACCTGTTACAATAATCTTTTAACATTGTTCCTGGGTGTAGAGATCATGTCAATTCCGTTGTACATTCTCACCGGCAGCGACAAAAGAAATATGAAAAGTAATGAAGCGGCCCTGAAATATTTTTTGATGGGCTCTTTCTCTACAGGGCTCATGCTTATGGGTATAGCACTTACTTATGGTGGTACAGGTACATTCAGCCTTACTACCATGAGGTTATCGCAGGGGCTTTACCTTAACGTCGCTTCTTTTCTCGAAATTATAGGTTTATTATTCCTGCTTGTTTCCATGGCGTTCAAAGTGTCTGCCGCGCCATTTCATTTCTGGACGCCAGACGTTTACGACGGTGCTCCCAGTGTGTTTACGTCGTTTATGGCTACCATTGTTAAAGCAGCAGGTTTTGTGGCGCTTATCCGCCTGTTTGATGTAAGAATGGAGGCCACCGCCAAAGCAATAGACTGGCAGTTACTTGTGTCTATCATGATCGTTGCTACACTGCTGGTAGGAAATATTACCGCCGTTTTTCAGCAAAGCGTAAAAAGAATGCTTGCTTACTCCAGCATTGCACAGGCCGGTTTCATGCTCTATGCGCTTATGAGCGTAAATGATACCGCCCATGAAGGATTGTTATTATATGCGGCCGCATACAGCCTTGCTACCATAGGCATTTTTGCAGTACTCGTAAAAATGAAAGACCACACCTTCGAAGGTTACAACGGCCTGGGCAAAACTCAACCCGTACTTGCGGCAACGAACACAATATTCTTACTTTCACTTGCCGGTATCCCGCTTACAGCAGGCTTTTTTGCCAAATACCTTATGCTGGCATCGCTGGTAAAAACAGGAACATACCTGTGGCTGGTTATTGTGGGTGTTATATTTGCAGCAGTTAGTGCTTATTACTATTTCCGCGTTATACAGGCTATGTACTTTAAAGAGGGAAATCCTGAAACCGAACCTGTAACCTCCTCTTTCAAATTTGGCCTGGTAGCGGTGGCAGCAATTATTGTATTGCTTGGTATATTGCCTACTGCCATCCTCAACTGGTTGTATTTCTAACCACTCAAACCAATTGTTTTCCATCCGTGTTATTTTTAAATGCAAACCGCTGAATGGCTTTACCTTTATAAGCATTGTACAGGCTGTTGCATTGTAGAAAGCGATATTATATCAACTATTATACAGGCAGCACTTTCGTTGCAGACGTGGTTTTTTGAGCAGCAATATATTGAGTGGTAGCATCTGTTCGTGCAAAGCAGGTTTAATTATTGTCCCGGCAGTAGTTTTCATGGCATCGCCGGTTGTGTCACTCACTTGTACGTTCGGAACTATTTTCAGCTGAAGCGCACTGCATATGCATGTACCGCAGGTTG harbors:
- the nuoI gene encoding NADH-quinone oxidoreductase subunit NuoI, encoding MQPLTNRVKEVDRKPMTLGEKIYLPAVLKGMSITFKHMFKKRPTINYPEETRPFSPVFRGLHVLNRDEEGRERCTACGLCAVACPAEAITMEGAERKAGEENLYREEKYAAKYEINMLRCIFCGLCEEACPKDAIYLSETFAPASYARKGFIYGKDDLLIPDPKTQPEEFAKARGERL
- a CDS encoding NADH-quinone oxidoreductase subunit J family protein; the encoded protein is MSTTEILFWVLSVLALFSAIMVLVSKNPIHSVLWLIVVFFAISGHYLLLNAQFLAIVNMIVYAGAIMVLFLFVIMLMNLNKETEPQRNIWMKFFGVVSGGLLFTVLVSALRSSQDMIGKTVETNSGDAGLIENLGKVLFTEYALPFEISSVLFLSAMVGAVVIGKKD
- the nuoK gene encoding NADH-quinone oxidoreductase subunit NuoK; its protein translation is MSIQYYVALAACLFCIGVAGVLTRRNAIIIFMCIELMLNAVNLMLVAFSKMSPAVAAVNSSMGAAGTDAQLFVFFIMVVAAAEVSVGLAIIVMMYRNIHSVDINFLNRLKN
- the nuoL gene encoding NADH-quinone oxidoreductase subunit L gives rise to the protein MDNLVYLVPLFPLLGFLINGLFRKSLSKGAIGIIGSGSILLSFIVSVVLFSEVRSGGGFVSNLFDFINVADFQIPFAFQVDALSALFLLIITGIGFLIHLYSTSYMHDEPAEHFGRYFAYLNLFVFSMLLLVLGANYVIMFIGWEGVGLCSYLLIGFWFKNNNYNYAAKKAFVMNRIGDLGFLLAIFWLLNKLGTATYSEVFDLADTLSPGDVTAITLLFFVGAMGKSAQIPLYTWLPDAMAGPTPVSALIHAATMVTAGIYMIARSNVLYSLSELTQTVVAVVGLATAILSATIALYQNDIKKVLAYSTVSQLGFMFLALGVGAYTTGVFHVMTHAFFKALMFLGAGSVIHAMGGEQDITKMGGLSKKLPVTTWTFVIGVLAIAGFPFTSGFASKDEILIATYAHSPVLFYLACFAALLTMIYMFRLMMLVFFGGFRGTHEQEHHLHESPRPMTIPLVILAILSLVGGAIQFPEMFGGHPFFNEYLSPVVPAEAHEIENIHTVEWALFGGTVVALIVVYAAARKFFAVKAFDGTYTGIKKVLADKWYIDELYDAIIVKPLNALAGFLKSGIEKFIDGIVNGTGRFVNYSSRQLRLLQSGQVGSYVLFMVLSIVVLFIVFWHQQEIVGFLQKIF
- a CDS encoding complex I subunit 4 family protein; the encoded protein is MIALLLILIPLAGGLLTFFTKSERDAKSLSLFTAIITLAVAFAGVYDLLGVEKNTFNTSWLSFIGARFSIGLDGMGKMLCLLTAIAFPLVFGAVYDNTYKKAGTFYGLMLLMQTGLMGVFLATDMLLFYFFWEIVLIPAYFLCSGWGGEKRIAVTFKFFVYTFLGSLLMLVGILYLYYKNPEHSFALQSFYKIRLSAGEENFAFWLFFIAFAIKMPIFPFHTWQPDTYEQAPTAVTMILSGVMVKMGIFAVIRWLVPVFPNATVHFSSLIIILSVTGMLYASLIAIRQDDLKRLIAYSSIAHIGLMCAAIFSNQQVGMQGVIIQMFNHGVNVIGLWIVADAIETQLGTRKFSELGGLAQKAPALAVLLVVMALANIALPLTNAFVGEFMMFNGLFRYNIWMAAISGVSIILAAVYTLNMIQKTFYGNTSIVTDGAVEVSNGVKIMLVILVIVVIVLGVYPQPMLQLTNDAVQAALAGLK
- a CDS encoding NADH-quinone oxidoreductase subunit N encodes the protein MNALILSAVFGMIMMFCSFLLKNKESLRHIASVGLLLLLIANIADSYGKHLFAIDTHGLLAFSKFGYLFNSIMLASTLVYVLVTGKEIEKYGKYTAEYFTLIFFVLCGITMLTCYNNLLTLFLGVEIMSIPLYILTGSDKRNMKSNEAALKYFLMGSFSTGLMLMGIALTYGGTGTFSLTTMRLSQGLYLNVASFLEIIGLLFLLVSMAFKVSAAPFHFWTPDVYDGAPSVFTSFMATIVKAAGFVALIRLFDVRMEATAKAIDWQLLVSIMIVATLLVGNITAVFQQSVKRMLAYSSIAQAGFMLYALMSVNDTAHEGLLLYAAAYSLATIGIFAVLVKMKDHTFEGYNGLGKTQPVLAATNTIFLLSLAGIPLTAGFFAKYLMLASLVKTGTYLWLVIVGVIFAAVSAYYYFRVIQAMYFKEGNPETEPVTSSFKFGLVAVAAIIVLLGILPTAILNWLYF